A region from the Cyanobacteriota bacterium genome encodes:
- the rmuC gene encoding DNA recombination protein RmuC, producing MTLIILLVFSILLIMAVATILLMRIASINSRLEGLEKQHGADFSSIATKQDHSLNSLEKTEKSFRDEITRNREELATNLRHFGDLIDKQLKNTNETSRQDLTLMRQTIETKIKDLQTENSKKLDEMRVTVDEKLQGTLEKRISLSFKEVSNRLEQVYKGLGEMQSLAAGVGDLKKVLTNVKTRGTWGEMQLGNLLEEILSPEQYEANVQTKPKTQERVDFAIKLPGQDDHPVWLPIDSKFPQEDYHKLIEAHEAGDPVLAEQAIKQLEARMKLEGKTIRDKYLEPPYTTDFGLLFLPTEGLYAEVIRIPGLLDRLQRDYRVNVVGPTTLAAMLNALQMGFRTLTIQKRSSEVWKLLADIKKHFGSFGDLLAKAHEKVQQASKVIEDAGRRSRTIESKLKKVQELPELETESLIEQVANN from the coding sequence ATGACTCTTATCATCCTTTTGGTTTTCTCTATTCTTCTAATAATGGCTGTTGCAACTATTCTGCTGATGAGAATTGCTAGTATCAATTCACGTTTGGAAGGTTTAGAGAAACAACATGGGGCTGATTTTAGTTCTATTGCTACCAAGCAAGATCATAGTCTTAATTCCCTGGAGAAGACCGAGAAGTCTTTTCGAGATGAAATAACTCGTAATCGCGAGGAGCTTGCTACTAACTTGCGTCACTTTGGTGACTTGATTGACAAGCAGCTCAAAAACACTAATGAAACTAGTCGTCAGGATCTTACGCTGATGCGCCAGACCATTGAAACTAAGATCAAAGACTTACAAACAGAGAATTCTAAAAAACTCGATGAGATGCGTGTCACAGTTGACGAGAAGCTTCAAGGTACTTTAGAGAAACGAATCTCTCTTTCCTTCAAGGAAGTGAGTAACAGGCTAGAACAGGTCTACAAGGGGCTCGGTGAGATGCAAAGTCTAGCTGCTGGTGTAGGTGATCTCAAGAAAGTTCTTACCAATGTCAAAACTAGAGGTACTTGGGGAGAGATGCAACTTGGCAATCTACTAGAAGAGATTTTGAGTCCAGAGCAGTATGAAGCTAATGTACAAACCAAACCCAAAACTCAAGAGCGAGTTGATTTTGCAATTAAACTCCCTGGACAGGATGATCACCCGGTTTGGTTACCGATCGATTCCAAATTCCCGCAAGAAGACTATCACAAATTAATTGAAGCTCACGAAGCCGGAGACCCTGTACTTGCTGAGCAAGCAATCAAGCAGCTTGAAGCCCGCATGAAGTTAGAAGGCAAAACTATTCGCGATAAATACCTTGAGCCTCCTTATACTACCGATTTTGGTTTATTGTTTTTGCCAACAGAAGGTCTCTACGCAGAAGTCATTCGTATACCGGGTTTGCTTGATCGCCTGCAGCGAGACTACCGTGTTAATGTAGTTGGTCCAACTACGCTTGCTGCCATGCTAAACGCTTTGCAGATGGGCTTCCGCACTCTTACTATCCAAAAACGTTCTAGTGAGGTTTGGAAATTACTCGCTGATATCAAAAAGCATTTTGGTAGCTTCGGTGACTTGCTTGCCAAGGCTCACGAAAAAGTACAACAAGCTAGCAAGGTGATTGAAGATGCTGGACGCCGCTCGCGTACTATTGAAAGCAAATTAAAAAAGGTTCAAGAGCTGCCGGAATTAGAGACAGAGTCATTGATTGAACAAGTTGCAA